TATTTATAACATAGTCTTGTAGGTGTTGCACAGTTGTTATGGAAATGTGCGCTGCAGAAAACAAAGTTAACTGTTGTTAATTACACAGGTGTAAAAGCCCTACCTTCAGCCATGGTGACATGAAGACTACTTCAGGTATAATCCTTTGACTTGGGGGCAAAGCCTCCACATACAGAGCTGACTGCAGGGAATAAGCAAAGCCTTTGTAAATCCAATCAGCATCCACTTGTCAGTGAAATTGTGACCCAGTCAATAAATTATTCCAATTCCACTCAGCGATCACGGCGAATTGTCCCGTTTCCTGGCCCATATAATCCACAGGTTGAACTTCTCcaagaaaaggaagaaattggaaaacaaaataaaaattgtgGCTTCACAGGTGGTGGGGAATTTGGAGCTGCCGGTGTGGCAGCATTGCAGAGGGGGGTCTGGGGATGGTAGGGCAGAGGAGAGCAaaacaggggaggagagagccAAGCTAAGCATAGGGCTGGGTACAGACAGCAGATCCCACCCAGTGTTACTGGTGCCTCACATGGGTATAGGTCAGAGCAGAGCACAGGGAGGCTTCAAGGTAACTTTATCCCCCAGAAGGTCCGGGTTATTCTTAGCTGGAGTTCTGCACACCAGCCGCTCTGTCAGGCCTTTTTTGGCGGTTGAGGGTGGGTGTGTTAGATCAGTTGGCCGAATGGGGAACCCCTACTGGTGGGACGGTGCAAGGATTGGAAAAAAGGATTGGAACATACAGTAACAGGCACCCCGAGATGGGGAAAAGAcaacacagactcacagttgAAACTTGTAGTGAAACTTGTAGTACAATGTTCCTCCACTCTTATGTCCTCAGAAATGTATTGCTTCTTCCTCCACTGTTAGACGTGATCACAAGTGATAATATTGATGGTTgcaaattatttcattttgtccTTTTTGAGGTTTTGACATCATATCACTCACCACTCTTTAACTGAATCTCAGATGTGTTGTAGTCTTTGGTTTCATGAAGCAGTTTCAAAATAAACATGTTTCTAAAATTATTAATAACTTCACCAATGAGCCAAGCCAGCACTTGCCATCTGTGAAAAAAGGGGTTTAGTGTTTGCCTTAAAACACTGCCCTCTTGTGCTCTGCTTTGTACCCTACAACTGTTTGGTCTACTATATtagtactgtatatactgtagtgtTTTATGACAGTTTGCTCATAGAGGAACATCAAAACCTAAATTAAATGGCTATGAATCTGTACAatttaaaaagtatttttctcCTTAGAAAAGTGTGTGAATCCCCACTTGGATTGTGTAATGCTAAAAACAGTCAGGGTTCAATGAGTCACTAGGACCTGAATGGTAAAGCAGCACTGAGCAGCGTGACAGAAACTAACCTGTTTCAGAGAAATAATGTGTTGTATGTCGTCTCAGTTGTGTTTCCTGGTTACATGACCATAGGGTCAACAACAGGTTTAACAGGATATACAGTTCTGCTCATACTACTGGAAGAGTATAGTGTAAAGCAGTGCCTTAAAGTAGAGTAGGAAGTAAATTGGTAAAAAGATATAGTCAAATTTTTCCTTGAATGTGTATTTTTTGAGCGCagccttttatttaaaaacactgTTTATATGGTATGTATTGGTACACACAGATAAAAACTGTTTATTGAAACATTATAAAAACTACAGTATATGAGAGTTTTTGATAGAACAACTCATGTAGAACACAGCTTTGTACATCAGCTGTTGACTCAGGCTGGATTTATTCAGAGATATCAAAAATACACcttagaaacacaaacaaacaaaaaacacacgcgcacacacacacccccacacacccacaccccccTGTGTGTTCACAGTGTAGCTGCAGCATTGGGGGCGACGGGCCTGATGATGAGGGTGAGCTCCATGGGTACAGGAGGCAGGGCGTATCTCTCCTGCCGCAGCAGCCGCAGTAACAAATCCTCAGTGTCCTGCGGCCAGCGGTAAACACGCGTGTTCTGAAGCCAACCTGGGACGTGCCTCTgtaaggagtgtgtgtatgtacatatgttTATGTGATAGAGAAAGTGTAAGGAAAGGGAATAATTGAGTAACAGCAAAACTTGGGTGTGGGTGTGGCaaaaaatctatatattttCAGTTATTCAGCAAAAATTCTGAGTTCTCTCACCTGGGTTGCATCAAGGAAGAGAACGGGTACAAATCTGAAATTCAAGCTGCCTTGCTGAATGAATTCATTCTGCATCTGGAAAAAGCAGATTTATAAGAAGCAACTCTCAAGCAATTCTTCTCAGAGTTATGtctcataaaacaaaatgaacattcATAAGTTAACATTCTCACCATGGAGTAAATGTATTTGGTATGCAGACCACGTCTGTCCACTCCAGATCCTTCAATGTCCGCCTTATACTTGGGACTGATGGCGATGATAATCAGGACAGATTGctgcataaaaaaacacatcatcacTCTGCACTGACAATTACACATTCACTGTCTAAAAAGACTGTGGAATAAAAGAAACGTGTAGAAACCATTCAAGTATACTGGGACATTGtagacaaaaaagaagaaaaaaagaaaagaaagtccGAGGCACTCTCTCTTGGAAAAAGTTAAAAGCCTTTAACAGCTAATGCATAAAGTCAAAGATAAAAAAGCACTGTGTTGCGTCTCACAAAGGCTTTTTGACTTTTTCCAAGAGAGACCACcttggactttttttttcttctttctttttccttctttcatcTACAATGTTCATAAATCCCAACTTCCAATGAGCATCTCTCCAAGACATCTGAAGCCCAGGCAGCGTTTCTGTTCTGTGCTACATTTGGTTTTCATTATTACTGTATCCAGCGATTATTAGGTTTCTAGTGGGATATTCAATCACCTATTAATGTGTAATATCACATTTTGTCTgattttgagaaccactgtgcaGATAGGGCTGTATTTTAATAGGCTACGTTTTCCCACTAAAAACCTTATTTTTAATAAGTTATATATGACTCTATATAGTTAACTCTATAAACTTTATGTTCTGTTCTtatcctattctctgctgctgtgatgatCCAACTCATTAAAGTTTCAAGTCTGATCTAATTTGTATAGGACTTTCAAAACAGCCTTAGAAAGCactttacagacaataaaacaataagatAAGCAATTAAACTTTGTGTTCTATACTTTGTCCACTTACATCTTTTAGGTAGCTGTCCATCCAGTTGTTGACGTCCATGCGTCTAATGGGATTATCAAATATGTCAATCTGTGAAATTCAGACGGGCCACGGCTGTTAGTGGACTGTAAAGCTGATTCaggtaaaataaaatgtcatctcTTATAAGATTTAGTAACTTACAGCTGGTCGAAAACCTTGCTTCGTAAGAAATTCCACAAAGGGGACCATCTCCGAGGCCGTGTCCGCAGAATAGGTGACAAAGATGTTTCCTGAGAGGAGAATAGTAAACAGTGTGAACCCAATGACACTGAATTTCCCTCTTTTCCACCTTTTCAACACAAACGCCATCTAACACATCATAAAATCCAAATAAATCTCAGAGATTCTGCTGTAGTACCACATAATATATCACTCTCCATTAGTAAATTAAaagactttttgggagtttgggccattggtcaccttacccaatatgtgaatAGAAggttggcaccaaaatcatctctgtgtctgtggtacaATTACTGAACATATTGTATGCTACAGTACCAGTCAGAGCTACCAACTGGATACACAGATTTTAGGGCCAATCCTCTCCTCACATATTGGGTAAAGTGACCAAACTGTTGTCCTGTAAAAGAAAGCAGAAAGCGACTCACGACACTCATCAGGCAGACTGATGGTCCTCCTCGTCTCATGTGGGTCTgaggcagctgctgctgctggactcaTCAGTCCTGGCTCTCTCAGGTTCATCACGCTGACCTGTGACACGCCCTCCACAGGAGGAACGGAGAACTGCGGCACATTAACTGAGAAACCTGCTTGGGGAACACTCCCACTCATGAAGTTACCATGAGGATGGAGCCTGAAGTGACaatgttgaaaaatgtgaaagaaaaCGAACAAAGCCTCTTTAGTTGCATCCAGCTGACACATGGTAATATGCAAAGACATTTTCATTCCTCTCATTCCACCCCAAAGTGTTTTTTACCAGTTCTGGAGGTCAGACCAGGCTCGTCTGTCCTGGCAGGGAGTGGAGTAGTGCCATGGGTGAGGTGGGTATCCACTGACTGGATGGATGCCGTACACACAGTCTTTgaattctcctcctcctgcagagtGGTAATACCTGGCATCCATGGTCTGGTGATAGTCTATAGATACGGTTTAAAAATAGCTTTGTGTAATCACATGATAGTAAGCACGTGTTCTGTGCTGTGAGTTATGTAGCTTTGATAACATAAAACATAGCATAAAACAGTCATAAAAAAcgctgaaaaaatacaatagcCTCTAATGGcagcattttctctctcaaattacttttttcctatctttgtTCCTTTCATTGAAATACACAGTACTGGAGAGAGATGGTGACCTATACAGGGAGGAAGGGGTTTTCATCTTCTTTGACTCCTATAATTGGCAATAAGGCCTTCCCCCCAGGTATCAATAACAGGGTTTTTGATTTCTGGCACAGGAAGGGGATTAGAGTTATTGGTGACCTATATTCAGAAAATTCATTGATGTCTGTTACACAGATTAAAATTCAGTTTGGCATACCACGTACGCACTTTTTTGGCTTTTTGCAGGTTCGCCATTTCATACAAACAGATATTTTGCTGCCTCCTGGTGGTCCAGTGGCTAGTCCCCTGGATAAGTGCCTCACAGGGTTCACCAAAACTAAAGggtttatttcatattttttttaccaatcATTGGATTCCTGGAATGAACATAATATTGATCATGTTCAGTCAGTATGGGAGAGAGATCTGGGGACTAAGTACGAAGCAGACGATTGGGCTGAGTGCATCCTTGCATGTCACGAAACATATGGCTGTAACAGATTTAAGGAAACTCAATA
The nucleotide sequence above comes from Centroberyx gerrardi isolate f3 chromosome 17, fCenGer3.hap1.cur.20231027, whole genome shotgun sequence. Encoded proteins:
- the LOC139914037 gene encoding uncharacterized protein LOC139914037 produces the protein MEESEIAPELKAFCNINKPSGNGMSPEITVNKILQANPCDDKVVPSCRRDADYFYQSTYRGGQVFRGPELWSQSARLAQPLELTQHREPAERGETQAGTHLHRHHQPADGCCPPAAAQSSQLDLRGACSCWNCAPNLCGPTEPARTDTTRGKNEHQAQLQSDLEELEPPLPLRSEVEWQHYTPTAPHQHYLHPYNYHQTMDARYYHSAGGGEFKDCVYGIHPVSGYPPHPWHYSTPCQDRRAWSDLQNWLHPHGNFMSGSVPQAGFSVNVPQFSVPPVEGVSQVSVMNLREPGLMSPAAAAASDPHETRRTISLPDECRNIFVTYSADTASEMVPFVEFLTKQGFRPAIDIFDNPIRRMDVNNWMDSYLKDQSVLIIIAISPKYKADIEGSGVDRRGLHTKYIYSMMQNEFIQQGSLNFRFVPVLFLDATQRHVPGWLQNTRVYRWPQDTEDLLLRLLRQERYALPPVPMELTLIIRPVAPNAAATL